Proteins from a single region of Pseudopedobacter saltans DSM 12145:
- the atpE gene encoding ATP synthase F0 subunit C, translating into MVGSIAAIGAGLAVIGAGIGIGNVGSKAMEGIARQPEAASKIQTAMIIAAALIEGVALFGVVVALLGNNPA; encoded by the coding sequence ATGGTAGGTTCAATCGCTGCAATTGGTGCAGGTTTAGCAGTAATCGGTGCTGGTATCGGTATCGGAAACGTTGGTAGCAAAGCAATGGAAGGTATTGCTCGTCAGCCAGAGGCTGCTTCAAAAATTCAAACTGCTATGATTATCGCAGCTGCTCTTATCGAGGGTGTTGCTTTATTCGGTGTGGTAGTTGCTCTTTTAGGAAACAATCCTGCATAA